The following coding sequences lie in one Silene latifolia isolate original U9 population chromosome 5, ASM4854445v1, whole genome shotgun sequence genomic window:
- the LOC141655613 gene encoding putative purine permease 11, with the protein MASMQTCLHSNHVKQHFLQSNYGQDSTIHNSSPTLSSQYQTSRCEIRDLQIVGGLNVVYKLLTEACMLFECGLVMLLASMKPVVLLQWWLLMGLNVVFLVAGPTAAVILGRFYYDQGGSTTFMSTFVQTAGFSILFVPLLLLPPSPGSPTPSDTLSGKYVCLIYTALGVLLAVDNYLYSMGLLYLSASAYSLICATQLVSNAIFAFFINSQKFAQLILIVTLLGVYRDSDAPEGLTFVKALKKETFGVVLEMQIYTSIVASVASVAGLIVSGQLSSLLEEMDNFHAGKVSYVMTLVWTDVCWQVASVGVVGLIFLVPSLFSNVISTVALAVAPIASVIVFHDKMNDVKIIAMLLALFGFACYIYQNYIDESSTTQSRRQIEATTLELIRVKQLFN; encoded by the exons ATGGCGTCAATGCAAACATGCTTGCATTCCAATCATGTTAAACAACATTTTCTTCAGTCAAATTACGGACAAGATTCCACAATTCACAATTCATCCCCTACATTATCGTCTCAATACCAAACATCAAGATGTGAAATCCGAGATTTGCAGATTGTTGGTGGCT TAAACGTTGTTTATAAATTGCTGACAGAAGCTTGTATGCTGTTTGAGTGTGGTTTGGTTATGTTGTTGGCATCGATGAAACCAGTAGTGCTGCTGCAG TGGTGGCTTTTGATGGGTCTCAATGTTGTTTTCCTAGTTGCTGGACCAACTGCTGCTGTAATTTTAGGAAGATTTTATTATGATCAGGGTGGATCTACCACATTTATGTCCACCTTTGTTCAGACCGCGGGTTTTTCTATCCTTTTTGTTCCGCTTCTGCTACTTCCACCCTCCCCTGGTTCTCCAACCCCTTCAGACACTTTATCTGGAAAGTACGTATGCTTAATCTACACTGCTCTAGGAGTACTTCTCGCTGTTGATAACTATTTGTACTCAATGGGGCTCTTGTATCTTTCAGCCTCTGCATATTCTCTCATTTGCGCTACCCAATTGGTTTCCAATGCTATCTTTGCTTTCTTTATCAATTCGCAGAAGTTCGCCCAGTTGATTCTTATTGTTACTTTACTTGGGGTATACAGGGATTCTGATGCACCTGAAGGA CTTACGTTTGTAAAGGCACTCAAGAAAGAAACATTTGGTGTAGTCCTAGAGATGCAAATCTACACTTCAATAGTTGCTAGTGTAGCTTCTGTCGCCGGGCTCATTGTGAGTGGACAGTTGAGTAGTTTGTTGGAAGAAATGGATAATTTCCATGCTGGGAAAGTTTCATATGTGATGACTCTGGTCTGGACAGATGTATGCTGGCAGGTGGCCTCCGTTGGTGTCGTGGGGTTGATCTTTCTGGTGCCGTCTTTGTTTTCGAATGTCATCAGTACTGTGGCTTTGGCAGTTGCCCCTATCGCCTCTGTGATAGTTTTTCATGATAAGATGAATGATGTCAAAATAATTGCCATGTTACTGGCACTCTTTGGATTCGCCTGTTACATATATCAGAACTACATTGATGAGTCTAGCACAACACAATCAAGGAGACAAATCGAAGCTACTACACTAGAGTTGATTCGTGTTAAACAGTTGTTCAATTAG
- the LOC141657630 gene encoding U-box domain-containing protein 9-like isoform X1, which yields MAETDIAGPSNVPSSENVTTDHEAEEPKKDKQALMAETEIAGPSNAPFSENVTNDPEAGMVETEAEELKKELQRLVMEVIGGNQEDNDGNKVDHGVGNINKAIKALTALKELYLGEKKRQLSLLYDHLDVPVEFRCPISKEMMRDPVVLSTGQTYDRPSIYKWLKDVHQMCPQTRQVLSRAVLTPNHLVWDLIQEWCKSNDIQLPPPIKDLEEEVVVTNSDEDHLNGLLHKLSTLSDLKEAAKEIRLLTKSKHSIRPYFRESADAIPQLLSPLSLLKNIYDHPDLQEDLVTVLFNISLDDGNIKIVSEHPLVIPLLIDSLTCGNIDTRANAAFALYQLSSLDSNKKLIGEAGALKPLINLIVEDHDHPSATSDSVLAIFQLCDLAENKRRLVSGGAVRLILQKMQNGGHVDRLLKILALLATHPDAINELVELRAVKFLLGIIRESTQDRTKENGIAIVLLMCKKNRAVLEEVGEEERAHGTISKLAEEGNERAKKKADSVWDWLFDAALS from the exons ATGGCAGAAACAGATATTGCTGGTCCATCAAATGTTCCATCTTCAGAAAATGTTACTACTGATCATGAAGCAGAAGAGCCTAAGAAAGATAAACAAGCACTAATGGCGGAAACAGAAATTGCTGGTCCATCAAATGCTCCATTTTCAGAAAATGTTACTAATGATCCAGAAGCAGGAATGGTGGAAACAGAAGCAGAAGAGCTTAAGAAGGAGTTACAGAGGCTTGTCATGGAAGTCATTGGAGGTAATCAAGAAGATAATGATGGTAATAAGGTTGATCATGGGGTTGGTAATATCAACAAGGCAATTAAGGCACTAACTGCACTCAAAGAGTTGTATTTGGGGGAGAAAAAGCGGcaactttctttgctttatgatCACTTGGACGTTCCTGTCGAATTCCGTTGTCCGATTTCCAAAGAAATGATGAGAGACCCTGTTGTTTTGTCTACTGGCCAG ACATATGACCGGCCATCCATTTACAAGTGGTTGAAAGATGTCCACCAAATGTGTCCTCAGACCAGGCAAGTCCTTTCTCGCGCTGTCCTCACTCCGAATCATCTAGTCTGGGACCTAATACAAGAGTGGTGCAAATCTAATGACATCCAACTCCCACCTCCTATTAAGGACCTTGAGGAAGAAGTGGTGGTAACCAATTCAGATGAAGACCATTTAAATGGACTTCTTCATAAACTCTCAACTCTTTCTGACCTAAAGGAAGCTGCAAAAGAGATCCGTTTATTGACCAAGTCAAAACATTCTATTCGCCCTTATTTTAGGGAATCTGCTGATGCCATCCCACAATTGCTCAGCCCACTCTCACTCCTAAAAAATATCTATGACCATCCTGATCTTCAAGAGGACCTCGTAACAGTTCTGTTTAACATCTCCTTAGATGATGGAAATATAAAGATAGTCAGTGAGCATCCCCTCGTAATTCCATTACTAATTGATTCTTTGACGTGTGGGAACATTGATACACGGGCTAATGCTGCTTTTGCTTTGTACCAACTGTCTTCCCTCGACTCGAACAAAAAACTGATTGGGGAAGCGGGTGCTTTAAAGCCTTTGATTAACCTAATAGTGGAAGATCATGACCATCCATCAGCCACGAGTGATTCAGTGTTAGCAATCTTTCAACTATGTGATTTGGCAGAGAACAAGAGAAGGCTGGTCAGTGGTGGGGCGGTTAGACTGATTTTACAGAAGATGCAGAATGGGGGTCACGTTGACAGGCTGTTAAAAATTCTGGCTTTGCTGGCAACACATCCGGATGCGATTAACGAGCTTGTGGAGCTCAGGGCAGTCAAGTTCTTGCTTGGAATCATTAGGGAGAGCACGCAGGATCGTACTAAAGAGAATGGTATAGCTATTGTATTATTAATGTGCAAGAAAAATCGTGCTGTGCTAGAGGAGGTTGGAGAAGAGGAGAGAGCACATGGTACGATCTCAAAGCTGGCGGAAGAGGGAAATGAAAGAGCGAAAAAGAAAGCTGATAGTGTATGGGACTGGCTTTTTGATGCTGCCCTTTCTTGA
- the LOC141657630 gene encoding U-box domain-containing protein 9-like isoform X2 encodes MAETEIAGPSNAPFSENVTNDPEAGMVETEAEELKKELQRLVMEVIGGNQEDNDGNKVDHGVGNINKAIKALTALKELYLGEKKRQLSLLYDHLDVPVEFRCPISKEMMRDPVVLSTGQTYDRPSIYKWLKDVHQMCPQTRQVLSRAVLTPNHLVWDLIQEWCKSNDIQLPPPIKDLEEEVVVTNSDEDHLNGLLHKLSTLSDLKEAAKEIRLLTKSKHSIRPYFRESADAIPQLLSPLSLLKNIYDHPDLQEDLVTVLFNISLDDGNIKIVSEHPLVIPLLIDSLTCGNIDTRANAAFALYQLSSLDSNKKLIGEAGALKPLINLIVEDHDHPSATSDSVLAIFQLCDLAENKRRLVSGGAVRLILQKMQNGGHVDRLLKILALLATHPDAINELVELRAVKFLLGIIRESTQDRTKENGIAIVLLMCKKNRAVLEEVGEEERAHGTISKLAEEGNERAKKKADSVWDWLFDAALS; translated from the exons ATGGCGGAAACAGAAATTGCTGGTCCATCAAATGCTCCATTTTCAGAAAATGTTACTAATGATCCAGAAGCAGGAATGGTGGAAACAGAAGCAGAAGAGCTTAAGAAGGAGTTACAGAGGCTTGTCATGGAAGTCATTGGAGGTAATCAAGAAGATAATGATGGTAATAAGGTTGATCATGGGGTTGGTAATATCAACAAGGCAATTAAGGCACTAACTGCACTCAAAGAGTTGTATTTGGGGGAGAAAAAGCGGcaactttctttgctttatgatCACTTGGACGTTCCTGTCGAATTCCGTTGTCCGATTTCCAAAGAAATGATGAGAGACCCTGTTGTTTTGTCTACTGGCCAG ACATATGACCGGCCATCCATTTACAAGTGGTTGAAAGATGTCCACCAAATGTGTCCTCAGACCAGGCAAGTCCTTTCTCGCGCTGTCCTCACTCCGAATCATCTAGTCTGGGACCTAATACAAGAGTGGTGCAAATCTAATGACATCCAACTCCCACCTCCTATTAAGGACCTTGAGGAAGAAGTGGTGGTAACCAATTCAGATGAAGACCATTTAAATGGACTTCTTCATAAACTCTCAACTCTTTCTGACCTAAAGGAAGCTGCAAAAGAGATCCGTTTATTGACCAAGTCAAAACATTCTATTCGCCCTTATTTTAGGGAATCTGCTGATGCCATCCCACAATTGCTCAGCCCACTCTCACTCCTAAAAAATATCTATGACCATCCTGATCTTCAAGAGGACCTCGTAACAGTTCTGTTTAACATCTCCTTAGATGATGGAAATATAAAGATAGTCAGTGAGCATCCCCTCGTAATTCCATTACTAATTGATTCTTTGACGTGTGGGAACATTGATACACGGGCTAATGCTGCTTTTGCTTTGTACCAACTGTCTTCCCTCGACTCGAACAAAAAACTGATTGGGGAAGCGGGTGCTTTAAAGCCTTTGATTAACCTAATAGTGGAAGATCATGACCATCCATCAGCCACGAGTGATTCAGTGTTAGCAATCTTTCAACTATGTGATTTGGCAGAGAACAAGAGAAGGCTGGTCAGTGGTGGGGCGGTTAGACTGATTTTACAGAAGATGCAGAATGGGGGTCACGTTGACAGGCTGTTAAAAATTCTGGCTTTGCTGGCAACACATCCGGATGCGATTAACGAGCTTGTGGAGCTCAGGGCAGTCAAGTTCTTGCTTGGAATCATTAGGGAGAGCACGCAGGATCGTACTAAAGAGAATGGTATAGCTATTGTATTATTAATGTGCAAGAAAAATCGTGCTGTGCTAGAGGAGGTTGGAGAAGAGGAGAGAGCACATGGTACGATCTCAAAGCTGGCGGAAGAGGGAAATGAAAGAGCGAAAAAGAAAGCTGATAGTGTATGGGACTGGCTTTTTGATGCTGCCCTTTCTTGA